The Streptomyces sp. CC0208 genome window below encodes:
- the lpdA gene encoding dihydrolipoyl dehydrogenase translates to MDEQGERFDVVVLGAGPGGYVAAIRAAQLGKRVAVVEQKYWGGVCLNVGCIPTKALLRNAELAHLFTREAKTFGIKVDGEVSFDYGEAFRRSRKVADGRVKGVHYLMKKNKITEISGRGTFLDPHTLQVADYDGNTRTVAFDHCVIAAGASPKLLPGTRRTSRVVTFEEQILAEELPQSIVIAGAGAIGVEFAYVLHNYGVKVTIVEFLDRVAPLEDAEVSAELAKQYRKLGIDVLTSTRVESIDESGPQVRVTVTGKDGAQQTLEADKVLQAIGFAPNVTGYGLENTGVRVTERGAIDVDGRCRTSVPHIYAIGDVTAKLMLAHAAEAMGVVAAETIADAETMELDYVMIPRSTFCQPQIASFGYTEAQAREKGFDVQVAKFPFTANGKAHGLGDATGFVKLISDGKYGELLGGHLIGPDVTELLPELTLAQQWDLTVHEVARNVHAHPTLGEAVKEAVHGLAGHMINM, encoded by the coding sequence ATGGACGAGCAGGGTGAGCGCTTCGACGTCGTCGTACTCGGCGCGGGCCCCGGCGGATACGTGGCCGCCATCCGGGCCGCCCAGCTGGGCAAGCGTGTCGCGGTCGTCGAGCAGAAGTACTGGGGTGGCGTCTGTCTGAACGTGGGCTGTATCCCCACCAAGGCCCTGCTGCGCAATGCCGAGCTCGCGCATCTCTTCACGCGCGAGGCGAAGACCTTCGGCATCAAGGTGGACGGTGAGGTCTCCTTCGACTACGGGGAGGCCTTCCGTCGTAGCCGGAAGGTCGCGGACGGCCGGGTCAAGGGTGTCCACTATCTGATGAAGAAGAACAAGATCACGGAGATCAGCGGCCGCGGTACGTTCCTCGACCCGCACACGCTCCAGGTGGCCGACTACGACGGCAACACCCGCACCGTCGCCTTCGATCACTGCGTCATCGCCGCCGGGGCGAGCCCCAAGCTGCTGCCCGGCACCCGCCGTACGTCGCGCGTGGTGACGTTCGAGGAGCAGATCCTGGCCGAGGAGCTGCCGCAGTCCATCGTGATCGCGGGGGCCGGCGCGATCGGTGTCGAGTTCGCGTACGTGCTGCACAACTACGGCGTGAAGGTGACGATCGTCGAGTTCCTGGACCGGGTCGCCCCGCTGGAGGACGCTGAAGTCTCCGCCGAACTGGCCAAGCAGTACCGGAAGTTGGGCATCGACGTCCTGACATCGACCCGCGTCGAGTCGATCGACGAGTCCGGCCCGCAGGTCCGGGTCACGGTCACCGGCAAGGACGGCGCTCAGCAGACCCTGGAGGCGGACAAGGTCCTGCAGGCGATCGGCTTCGCCCCGAACGTCACCGGCTACGGGCTGGAGAACACCGGCGTGCGCGTCACCGAGCGCGGCGCGATCGACGTCGACGGCCGTTGCCGCACCTCCGTCCCGCACATCTACGCCATCGGCGACGTCACCGCGAAACTGATGCTCGCGCATGCCGCCGAGGCGATGGGCGTGGTCGCCGCCGAGACGATCGCGGACGCGGAGACCATGGAGCTGGACTATGTGATGATCCCGCGGTCCACGTTCTGCCAGCCGCAGATCGCCAGCTTCGGCTACACGGAGGCGCAGGCGCGGGAGAAGGGCTTCGACGTCCAGGTCGCCAAGTTCCCGTTCACCGCGAACGGCAAGGCGCACGGTCTGGGCGACGCGACCGGCTTCGTGAAGCTGATCAGCGACGGCAAGTACGGTGAGCTCCTCGGCGGCCACCTCATCGGCCCGGACGTCACCGAACTCCTCCCCGAGCTGACCCTGGCCCAGCAGTGGGACCTCACCGTCCATGAGGTGGCCCGCAACGTCCACGCCCACCCCACGCTCGGCGAGGCGGTCAAGGAAGCCGTGCACGGCCTTGCCGGCCACATGATCAACATGTAG
- a CDS encoding oxygenase MpaB family protein: MLWRQVEAGGTGFEAGDPGLFTPDSVTWQVHGDPMMWVAGIRALYLQALHPRAVRGVMQNSDFRRDAWGRLMRTANFVGTTTYGTTEAAEKAGARVRKIHSMLGATDPATGERHGVDEPDLLLWVHCAEIDSYLHVARRSGFPLTDEQADRYLSEHRVSARLVGLDPEAVPANQAEMAAYFEKVRPELAATTEAREVDDFLLRPPTHPLLVPAREVLWRRVAQLAYAALPPYAHELYGRKAPEPTTVTRQLRATGTLLRCVPARLRWQLPPKHILRAMARLGPGSRPAPYKLGR; the protein is encoded by the coding sequence ATGCTCTGGAGACAGGTGGAGGCTGGAGGCACCGGCTTCGAGGCCGGCGATCCCGGGCTGTTCACCCCGGACTCGGTGACCTGGCAGGTGCACGGCGACCCGATGATGTGGGTCGCCGGCATCCGTGCCCTCTACCTCCAGGCCCTGCACCCGCGGGCGGTGCGCGGCGTCATGCAGAACTCGGACTTCCGGCGCGACGCCTGGGGCCGGCTGATGCGCACCGCGAACTTCGTCGGCACCACGACCTACGGCACCACCGAGGCCGCGGAGAAGGCCGGCGCCCGGGTCCGGAAGATCCACAGCATGCTCGGGGCGACCGACCCCGCCACCGGCGAACGCCACGGCGTCGACGAACCTGACCTCCTGCTGTGGGTGCACTGCGCCGAGATCGACTCCTACCTCCATGTCGCCCGCCGCTCCGGCTTCCCCCTCACCGACGAGCAGGCGGACCGCTACCTGTCCGAACACCGGGTCAGCGCCCGCCTGGTGGGCCTGGACCCCGAGGCCGTACCGGCGAACCAGGCGGAGATGGCCGCCTACTTCGAGAAGGTGCGCCCCGAACTCGCCGCTACGACCGAGGCCCGCGAGGTGGACGACTTCCTGCTCCGCCCGCCGACGCACCCTCTTCTCGTCCCGGCGCGTGAGGTGCTGTGGCGGCGCGTGGCGCAGCTGGCGTACGCCGCCCTGCCGCCGTACGCCCACGAGTTGTACGGCAGGAAAGCCCCCGAACCCACCACCGTCACCCGACAGTTGCGCGCCACCGGCACCCTGCTGCGCTGTGTTCCCGCACGTCTGCGCTGGCAACTCCCGCCCAAACACATCCTCCGCGCCATGGCACGGCTCGGCCCGGGCTCCCGTCCCGCCCCGTACAAACTCGGACGATAG
- a CDS encoding serine/threonine-protein kinase encodes MGDSRLIQGRYRLLDLIGRGGMGEVWRARDESLGRQVAVKCLKPLGRQHDQTFTRVLRERFRREARVAAALSHRGITVVHDFGESDGVLYLVMELLDGRNLSQLLEDNKQHPLPVSDVVEIADQVAAALAYTHQQGIVHRDLKPANIVRLTDGTVKICDFGIARLGHDVDFTSRLTGTGIAMGTPHYMSPEQIGGSEVDQRSDLYSLGCVLYEIATGAPPFDLEDAWAILVGHRDTPPRPPRSHRAELPEYLDKVILDLLAKRPEQRPHDARELGRRITLGRTTPAYVPTVVTPRPDFRPPVSPEPARPRENRLPSWTRGITTGHKATGTGLVTTPPDAGAGLTGEWIARPATGRTEEPVPDEPPVPSAQALTALAGRHNAGLSLGRLGRWDEAGEVHRAVAAEREHLLGPDHPDTLASHYEVAFTLSRTGRAADALRAYKHVAATRTRTLGADHPDTLAARQEMAYVLGQLGRHFDAHQVYHSVLAAREREMGPDHPDTLRCRHNLAFNLSRLGRLEDSYRMACEVAAARARVLGPHHPDTLVTRYEVAYALGQLGHWAEALQTYREVAEARARALGPDHPDTLAARYEVGISLGRLGRSADALRLYRDLIEDRTRIHGPAHPETLRARHGLGVNLGRLGHWEEALAESRDVCAIRERVLGPDHPDTLVSRREVAVGLGWLGRWTDALTEYRTVAGARERVLGADHPDTLASRNDEAHCLEQLGRGAEAVELYRRVAVLRRQRAPGAR; translated from the coding sequence ATGGGGGACAGCAGGCTCATCCAGGGGCGGTACCGACTGCTCGACCTGATCGGGCGCGGGGGCATGGGCGAGGTGTGGCGGGCCCGCGACGAGTCGCTGGGCCGCCAGGTCGCCGTGAAGTGCCTCAAGCCGCTGGGCCGGCAGCACGACCAGACCTTCACCCGGGTCCTGCGGGAGCGGTTCCGGCGAGAGGCACGCGTGGCCGCCGCCCTCAGCCACCGCGGCATAACGGTCGTCCATGACTTCGGCGAGTCGGACGGCGTCCTCTACCTGGTCATGGAGCTCCTGGACGGCCGCAACCTCAGCCAGCTCCTGGAGGACAACAAACAGCACCCCCTGCCCGTGTCCGACGTCGTCGAGATCGCCGACCAGGTCGCCGCCGCCCTCGCCTACACCCACCAGCAGGGCATCGTGCACCGGGACCTGAAGCCCGCGAACATCGTCCGGCTGACCGACGGCACCGTGAAGATCTGCGACTTCGGCATCGCCCGTCTCGGCCACGACGTCGACTTCACCTCCCGGCTGACCGGCACCGGCATAGCCATGGGCACCCCGCACTACATGTCGCCGGAGCAGATAGGGGGTTCCGAGGTCGACCAGCGCAGCGACCTGTACTCCCTGGGGTGCGTGCTGTACGAGATCGCCACCGGGGCACCGCCGTTCGACCTGGAGGACGCATGGGCGATCCTCGTCGGCCACCGCGACACCCCGCCCCGGCCGCCGCGCAGCCACCGCGCCGAACTCCCCGAGTACCTCGACAAGGTCATCCTCGACCTGCTGGCCAAGCGGCCCGAGCAGCGCCCGCACGACGCACGGGAACTGGGCCGCCGGATCACTCTGGGCCGCACCACCCCGGCGTACGTGCCCACCGTGGTGACCCCGCGGCCCGACTTCCGGCCGCCGGTGTCGCCCGAACCCGCCCGGCCCCGTGAGAACCGGCTGCCGTCCTGGACCCGGGGCATCACCACCGGCCACAAGGCCACCGGCACCGGACTCGTCACCACACCCCCGGACGCCGGCGCCGGGCTGACCGGCGAGTGGATCGCCCGCCCCGCCACCGGCCGCACCGAGGAGCCCGTCCCCGACGAGCCGCCCGTGCCCTCGGCGCAGGCCCTGACGGCACTCGCCGGGCGGCACAACGCGGGGCTCAGCCTCGGGCGCCTGGGCCGCTGGGACGAGGCCGGCGAGGTGCACCGCGCGGTCGCCGCCGAACGCGAGCACCTGCTCGGCCCCGACCACCCCGACACCCTCGCCAGCCACTACGAGGTCGCCTTCACCCTCAGCCGCACCGGCCGCGCCGCGGACGCCCTGCGCGCGTACAAGCACGTGGCCGCGACCAGGACCCGCACCCTGGGTGCCGACCACCCCGACACCCTCGCCGCCCGCCAGGAAATGGCGTACGTCCTCGGCCAGTTGGGCCGCCACTTCGACGCCCACCAGGTCTACCACTCGGTGCTCGCCGCCCGCGAGCGCGAGATGGGCCCGGACCACCCCGACACCCTCCGCTGCCGCCACAACCTCGCCTTCAACCTCAGCAGGCTCGGCCGCCTGGAGGACTCCTACCGCATGGCCTGCGAGGTGGCCGCAGCGCGCGCCCGGGTGCTCGGCCCCCACCATCCCGACACACTCGTCACCCGCTACGAAGTCGCCTACGCGCTGGGCCAGTTGGGTCACTGGGCGGAAGCCCTGCAGACCTACCGCGAGGTCGCCGAGGCCCGCGCCCGGGCCCTCGGCCCCGATCACCCCGACACCCTCGCCGCCCGCTACGAGGTCGGCATCAGCCTCGGCCGCCTCGGCCGCAGCGCCGACGCGCTCCGGCTCTACCGCGACCTGATCGAGGACCGCACCCGTATCCACGGCCCCGCCCACCCCGAGACCCTGCGCGCGCGCCACGGCCTCGGCGTCAACCTCGGCCGTCTCGGCCACTGGGAAGAGGCCCTCGCCGAGTCCCGGGACGTGTGCGCGATCCGCGAGCGCGTCCTCGGCCCCGACCATCCGGACACCCTGGTCAGCCGCCGCGAGGTCGCCGTCGGTCTCGGCTGGCTCGGCCGCTGGACGGACGCCCTCACCGAGTACCGCACCGTGGCCGGGGCCCGTGAGCGCGTCCTCGGCGCCGACCACCCCGACACCCTCGCCAGCCGCAACGACGAGGCCCACTGCCTGGAACAGCTCGGCCGGGGCGCGGAGGCGGTCGAGCTGTACCGCAGAGTGGCGGTCCTGCGCCGGCAGCGGGCGCCCGGAGCACGGTGA
- a CDS encoding NAD(P)/FAD-dependent oxidoreductase has protein sequence MPAHEGHHGRYDAVIVGGGHNGLVAAAYLARAGRSVLVLERLGNTGGAAVSTRPFAGVDARLSRYSYLVSLLPRKIVRDLGLDFRVRTRNVSSYTPVERDGRPTGLLVGGGERRTREAFARLTGGEHEYRAWQRFYDMTGRVAKRVFPTLTEPLPSRDELRLRVDDEEAWRILFEEPIGVAVEDRFADDLVRGVVLTDALIGTFADAHDPSLKQNRCFLYHVIGGGTGAWDVPVGGMGALTDALATAARQAGAVLATGHEVVGISADGSSAEITYRTAEGEGTVEARHVLVNASPRELAVLTGDQPPTPAEGAQLKVNILLKRLPRLRDSEVDPREAFSGTFHIAEGYQQLATAHAEAAAGRLPTAPPSEIYCHSLTDPTILGPDLVEQGYQTLTLFGLHTPARLFDRDNDAVREELLKSTLAQLDAHLAEPLADCVATDADGRPCIEAKTPLDLERDLRLPGGNIFHRELSWPYAGEGTGRWGVETRHANVLLCGAGAVRGGGVSGVPGHNAAMAVLEELGG, from the coding sequence ATGCCTGCACACGAGGGACACCACGGCCGCTACGACGCCGTCATCGTCGGCGGAGGCCACAACGGACTGGTCGCCGCCGCCTACCTGGCCCGGGCCGGACGGTCCGTGCTCGTCCTCGAGCGGCTCGGGAACACCGGGGGAGCCGCGGTGTCCACGCGGCCGTTCGCCGGGGTGGACGCCCGGCTGTCGCGGTACTCGTACCTGGTCAGCCTGCTGCCCAGGAAGATCGTCCGCGATCTCGGCCTGGACTTCCGCGTCCGCACCCGCAATGTCTCGTCGTACACCCCCGTGGAACGCGACGGCAGGCCCACCGGACTGCTCGTCGGCGGCGGCGAGCGCCGTACCAGGGAGGCCTTCGCCCGGCTCACCGGCGGCGAACACGAGTACCGGGCCTGGCAGCGGTTCTACGACATGACGGGCCGGGTGGCCAAGCGGGTGTTCCCCACGCTCACCGAGCCGCTGCCCAGCCGGGACGAACTGCGCCTGCGGGTGGACGACGAGGAGGCGTGGCGGATCCTGTTCGAGGAGCCGATCGGTGTGGCGGTGGAGGACCGTTTCGCCGACGACCTGGTCCGGGGCGTGGTCCTGACCGACGCGCTCATCGGCACCTTCGCCGACGCCCACGACCCCTCCCTCAAGCAGAACCGCTGCTTCCTCTACCACGTGATCGGCGGCGGGACCGGCGCATGGGACGTACCTGTCGGCGGCATGGGCGCCCTCACCGACGCCCTGGCCACCGCCGCACGGCAGGCCGGTGCGGTTCTCGCCACCGGACACGAGGTCGTGGGGATCTCCGCGGACGGCAGCTCGGCCGAGATCACGTACCGCACCGCCGAGGGCGAGGGCACCGTCGAGGCCCGGCACGTCCTGGTCAACGCCTCCCCGCGGGAACTCGCGGTGCTCACCGGCGACCAGCCGCCCACGCCCGCCGAGGGCGCCCAGCTCAAGGTCAACATCCTCCTCAAGCGCCTCCCGAGGCTGCGCGACAGCGAGGTCGATCCGCGCGAGGCGTTCTCCGGCACCTTCCACATCGCCGAGGGCTACCAGCAGCTGGCCACCGCCCACGCCGAGGCCGCCGCGGGCCGGCTCCCCACCGCCCCTCCCTCCGAGATCTACTGCCACTCCCTCACCGACCCGACGATCCTGGGCCCGGACCTGGTCGAGCAGGGCTACCAGACCCTCACCCTGTTCGGTCTGCACACCCCGGCCAGGCTCTTCGACCGGGACAACGACGCCGTACGGGAGGAACTCCTCAAGTCCACCCTCGCCCAGCTCGACGCCCACCTCGCCGAGCCGCTGGCCGACTGCGTGGCCACGGACGCGGACGGCCGGCCCTGCATCGAGGCGAAGACCCCGCTCGATCTGGAGCGGGACCTGCGGCTGCCCGGCGGCAACATCTTCCACCGCGAACTGTCCTGGCCGTACGCCGGGGAGGGCACCGGCCGCTGGGGCGTGGAGACCCGGCACGCGAACGTCCTCCTGTGCGGGGCGGGCGCGGTGCGCGGCGGCGGGGTGAGCGGGGTACCGGGCCACAACGCGGCCATGGCCGTGCTGGAGGAGCTCGGCGGCTGA
- a CDS encoding glucose 1-dehydrogenase, translating to MSPGIGSRLVGMTNTTTTPALLADKVAFVTGAGRGIGAAAARLFAREGARVVLAARTEAQLKAVTEEIRAAGGTAEHVRCDLADPASVRAAVDRAVELYGRLDVAFNNGATIQQPGPMDQLSEAEFDHVVSVNLKGPWLAMNAEIAAIRATAGSGAIVNNSSIGSLMANPWLPAYGAAKRAVNSLTASAAATYGPEGIRVNAVAPGTTMTEMIDEWETNSPGIVEQLVAQTPLGRGADPAEIAEAAAWLLSDRASYVTGVVLQVDGGSRA from the coding sequence ATGAGCCCGGGCATCGGCAGCAGGCTCGTCGGCATGACCAACACCACGACCACTCCTGCTCTGCTCGCCGACAAGGTCGCCTTCGTCACCGGCGCCGGACGCGGTATCGGCGCGGCGGCCGCCCGGCTGTTCGCTCGCGAAGGCGCCCGTGTCGTCCTCGCGGCCCGCACGGAGGCCCAGCTCAAGGCGGTGACCGAGGAGATCCGTGCCGCCGGCGGCACCGCCGAGCACGTCCGGTGCGACCTGGCCGACCCGGCGAGCGTCCGCGCCGCCGTGGACCGGGCCGTCGAGCTGTACGGCAGGCTCGACGTCGCCTTCAACAACGGGGCGACCATCCAGCAGCCCGGCCCCATGGACCAGTTGTCCGAGGCCGAGTTCGACCACGTCGTCTCCGTCAACCTCAAGGGCCCCTGGCTGGCGATGAACGCCGAGATCGCCGCGATCCGGGCCACCGCCGGGAGCGGCGCGATCGTCAACAACTCCAGTATCGGCAGCCTGATGGCCAACCCCTGGCTGCCCGCGTACGGCGCCGCCAAGCGGGCGGTCAACAGCCTGACCGCGTCGGCCGCCGCCACGTACGGCCCGGAGGGCATCCGGGTCAACGCCGTCGCCCCCGGCACCACGATGACGGAGATGATCGACGAGTGGGAGACGAACTCCCCGGGCATCGTCGAGCAGCTCGTCGCGCAGACCCCGCTGGGCCGGGGCGCCGACCCGGCCGAGATCGCCGAGGCCGCGGCCTGGCTCCTGAGCGACCGGGCCTCGTACGTCACCGGAGTGGTGCTCCAGGTCGACGGCGGCAGCCGGGCCTGA
- a CDS encoding helix-turn-helix transcriptional regulator has translation MDRRELADFLRSRRERITPADVGLSAGPRRRTPGLRREEVAQLAYISTEYYTRLEQARGPRPSLEVLAQVARALRLSDAERDHLHHLAGTPPGPPPGPSREVRQSIVDLLHRLPQAAAIVISAAHEVIAWNDLAAALMEDFSALSRRDRNLVRRAFLGRHPHGRRLYGVSDGEEFAISSVQHLRAASARYPGDAELTGLVAELLDGSAEFARLWAAHDVTASPTLCKTFDHPVVGPVVVNCDVLDIADRDQRVVIYTAAPGSPSEEALRLLSVVGTQRLDVPG, from the coding sequence GTGGACCGACGAGAACTGGCCGACTTCCTGCGCAGCCGGCGCGAGCGCATCACCCCCGCGGACGTCGGGCTGTCCGCCGGACCGCGCCGTCGCACCCCGGGCCTGCGCCGCGAGGAGGTGGCGCAACTGGCGTACATCTCCACCGAGTACTACACCCGGCTGGAGCAGGCGCGCGGACCCCGTCCGTCCCTCGAGGTCCTGGCCCAGGTCGCCCGCGCCCTGCGTCTGTCGGACGCCGAACGCGACCACCTCCACCATCTCGCCGGCACGCCACCCGGCCCGCCGCCCGGCCCCTCCCGCGAGGTGCGCCAGAGCATCGTCGACCTGCTGCACCGGCTGCCGCAGGCCGCCGCGATCGTCATCTCGGCCGCCCACGAGGTCATCGCCTGGAACGACCTGGCCGCGGCCCTCATGGAGGACTTCTCCGCCCTCTCCCGCCGCGACCGAAACCTCGTCCGGCGCGCCTTCCTCGGCCGGCACCCGCACGGCCGGCGTCTGTACGGGGTGTCGGACGGGGAGGAGTTCGCGATCTCCTCGGTCCAGCACCTGCGCGCCGCCTCCGCCCGCTATCCCGGCGATGCCGAACTGACCGGCCTGGTGGCCGAACTCCTCGACGGCAGCGCGGAGTTCGCCCGGCTGTGGGCCGCCCATGACGTCACGGCCAGTCCCACCCTGTGCAAGACCTTCGACCACCCGGTGGTCGGCCCGGTCGTGGTCAACTGCGACGTCCTCGACATCGCCGACCGCGACCAGCGGGTCGTGATCTACACGGCCGCTCCGGGCTCCCCCTCCGAGGAGGCGCTGCGGCTGCTGTCGGTCGTCGGCACCCAGCGCCTGGACGTCCCCGGCTGA
- a CDS encoding serine hydrolase domain-containing protein, which produces MTDEVTLGVTRRQLARRTLALGGALAVAPFPAGPAQAAAPARRPTLRHGSPERAGLLPAHLRRLVTDAETFLGPSPEHPWYAGAVLLAGRGGTVALHRPIGMAVRYRSYDEKTDTGVEFPAEQRIPMAEDTVFDLASVSKLFTSLLAVQQIERGTLELEGKVAAYLPEFGAAGKQDITVRQLLTHTSGFRSWIPLYNAPTYEEKLQLVWNQAPLNPPGTTYLYSDLNLISLQLVLERITGRTLDVLLREEITGPLGLRSTRYNPPASWKPRIAATEDARKPWSGLERGLVWGEVHDENAFALGGAAGHAGVFSNAWDLAVLGRALLNGGTYGRARILRPESVELMFTDFNTAFPGDEHGLGFELYQHWYMGAMATPRTAGHTGFTGTSLVLDPTTDSFLVVLGNSVHPVRTWRSGSAPRVAAGNNMARAVAVRPARGRTAWFSGMASATNATLTLPALDTSSGDARLRCALWWDVEPADALALEATTDGGATWQPVPFTTEHDGGQDHATGTVTGWSGRVWHRLTADLPTDRRLALRWRYSTDRLYVGRGAYVDALCVKTRDRVLFDASRPADAARIEAVGWTASAD; this is translated from the coding sequence ATGACCGATGAGGTGACCCTCGGAGTGACCCGCCGTCAGCTGGCCCGGAGAACACTCGCGCTGGGCGGCGCCCTCGCCGTCGCCCCCTTCCCCGCGGGCCCCGCCCAGGCGGCCGCCCCCGCACGCCGTCCGACCCTCCGCCACGGCTCCCCCGAACGGGCCGGGCTCCTCCCCGCCCACCTGCGCCGACTCGTCACCGACGCCGAGACGTTCCTCGGCCCCTCCCCCGAACACCCCTGGTACGCGGGTGCCGTCCTGCTCGCCGGGCGCGGTGGCACCGTGGCCCTGCACCGGCCGATCGGCATGGCGGTGCGCTACCGGTCGTACGACGAGAAGACGGACACCGGCGTCGAGTTCCCGGCCGAGCAGCGGATCCCCATGGCCGAGGACACCGTCTTCGACCTCGCCTCGGTGTCGAAGCTGTTCACCTCGCTCCTCGCCGTCCAGCAGATCGAGCGGGGCACGCTGGAACTGGAGGGCAAGGTCGCCGCGTATCTCCCGGAGTTCGGCGCGGCGGGCAAGCAGGACATCACGGTCCGTCAACTCCTCACGCACACCTCGGGGTTCAGGTCATGGATCCCGCTGTACAACGCTCCGACGTACGAGGAGAAGCTCCAGCTCGTCTGGAACCAGGCGCCCCTCAACCCACCCGGGACGACCTACCTCTACTCCGACCTCAACCTCATCTCGCTCCAGCTGGTCCTGGAACGGATCACCGGCCGCACGCTGGACGTCCTGCTGCGCGAGGAGATCACCGGCCCGCTCGGTCTGCGCAGCACCCGCTACAACCCGCCCGCCTCCTGGAAACCGAGGATCGCGGCCACGGAGGACGCCCGCAAGCCCTGGTCCGGCCTCGAAAGAGGCCTGGTGTGGGGCGAGGTGCACGACGAGAACGCCTTCGCCCTGGGCGGGGCCGCCGGTCACGCGGGCGTGTTCTCGAACGCGTGGGACCTGGCCGTACTGGGGCGGGCTCTGCTCAACGGCGGGACGTACGGCAGGGCCCGCATCCTGCGCCCGGAGTCCGTGGAGCTGATGTTCACCGACTTCAACACCGCCTTCCCCGGCGACGAGCACGGGCTCGGGTTCGAGCTCTACCAGCACTGGTACATGGGGGCGATGGCCACACCGCGCACCGCGGGCCACACCGGCTTCACCGGCACCTCGCTGGTGCTCGACCCGACGACCGACTCCTTCCTCGTCGTGCTCGGCAACTCGGTGCATCCGGTGCGCACGTGGCGCTCCGGCTCGGCGCCCCGGGTGGCCGCCGGGAACAACATGGCCCGCGCGGTGGCGGTCCGTCCGGCCCGGGGCCGTACGGCATGGTTCTCGGGGATGGCGAGCGCCACGAACGCCACCCTCACGCTGCCCGCGCTGGACACGTCGTCGGGTGACGCGCGGCTGCGGTGTGCGCTGTGGTGGGACGTCGAGCCCGCGGACGCCCTGGCCCTGGAGGCCACGACGGACGGCGGGGCCACGTGGCAGCCGGTGCCGTTCACCACGGAACACGACGGCGGGCAGGATCACGCCACCGGTACGGTCACCGGCTGGTCGGGACGGGTCTGGCACCGGCTCACCGCCGACCTGCCGACGGATCGCCGACTCGCCCTGCGCTGGCGGTACTCCACGGACCGGCTGTACGTCGGCCGGGGCGCGTACGTCGACGCGCTGTGCGTCAAGACGCGCGACCGCGTCCTCTTCGACGCGTCACGTCCCGCGGACGCGGCGCGGATCGAGGCCGTCGGCTGGACGGCGTCCGCGGACTGA
- a CDS encoding nitronate monooxygenase, with protein sequence MQTELSKKLGVEHAVFGFTPFPAVAAAISRAGGFGVLGAVRYTAPDELKRDLDWIEAHVDGKPYGLDVVMPARKVEGVTEAEVEAMIPEGHRQFVRDTLAKYGVPELAEGEASGWRITGWMEQVARNQLDVAFDYPIRLLANALGSPPADVVARAHERNVLVAALAGSARHAVKHKEGGIDIVVAQGYEAGGHTGDIASMVLTPEVVDAVDPLPVLAAGGIGSGQQVAAALALGAQGVWLGSIWLTTTEAELPSPKLIEKLFAAGSGDTVRSRALTGKPARQLRTEWTDAWDSADGPGTLPMPLQGLLVADAVSRIQKYEVEPLLGTPVGQIVGRMTSERSVQAVFDDLTRGFEEAVDRINRIAGRSGQ encoded by the coding sequence ATGCAGACGGAGCTGAGCAAGAAACTGGGAGTCGAGCACGCCGTCTTCGGCTTCACGCCGTTCCCCGCCGTCGCCGCGGCCATCAGCCGGGCCGGTGGCTTCGGAGTGCTCGGTGCGGTCCGCTACACGGCCCCCGACGAACTCAAACGCGACCTCGACTGGATCGAGGCCCACGTCGACGGCAAGCCGTACGGCCTGGACGTCGTCATGCCCGCCAGGAAGGTCGAAGGGGTGACCGAGGCGGAGGTCGAGGCGATGATCCCCGAGGGGCACCGGCAGTTCGTGAGGGACACCCTCGCCAAGTACGGCGTGCCCGAACTCGCCGAGGGCGAGGCGTCGGGGTGGCGCATCACGGGCTGGATGGAGCAGGTCGCCCGCAACCAGCTGGACGTCGCCTTCGACTATCCGATCCGGCTGCTCGCCAACGCCCTGGGTTCCCCGCCCGCCGACGTGGTGGCCCGCGCACACGAGCGGAACGTCCTCGTGGCGGCGCTCGCGGGCAGCGCCCGGCACGCCGTGAAGCACAAGGAAGGGGGGATCGACATCGTGGTCGCCCAGGGTTACGAGGCCGGCGGCCACACCGGGGACATCGCCTCCATGGTCCTCACCCCCGAGGTCGTCGACGCCGTGGACCCGCTGCCCGTGCTGGCGGCGGGGGGCATCGGCAGCGGTCAGCAGGTGGCGGCCGCACTGGCACTCGGCGCCCAAGGTGTGTGGCTGGGCTCCATATGGCTGACCACCACAGAGGCCGAACTGCCCTCGCCCAAGCTGATCGAGAAGCTGTTCGCGGCCGGTTCCGGCGACACCGTCCGCTCCCGCGCGCTGACCGGGAAGCCCGCGCGCCAGCTCCGTACGGAATGGACCGACGCCTGGGACTCCGCCGACGGGCCGGGCACCCTGCCCATGCCCCTCCAGGGCCTGCTGGTCGCCGATGCCGTCTCGCGGATCCAGAAGTACGAGGTGGAGCCCCTGCTGGGCACGCCCGTCGGCCAGATCGTCGGCCGGATGACCAGCGAACGCAGCGTCCAGGCCGTCTTCGACGACCTCACCCGCGGCTTCGAGGAAGCCGTCGATCGCATCAACCGCATCGCCGGAAGGAGCGGCCAGTGA